The Ensifer adhaerens genome has a segment encoding these proteins:
- a CDS encoding Helix-turn-helix, which yields MKSNPEALQDIARQLKTSRKTLGLTQEQVADMAGLSRPRYREIEAGASAARTTTLINIGRALGLELMLIPQAMVPAVDALLQPGGAEDDLPAFVASPDGDGNV from the coding sequence ATGAAGTCGAATCCGGAGGCTCTTCAGGACATAGCTCGGCAGCTCAAGACGTCGCGCAAGACTTTGGGCCTCACCCAGGAGCAGGTTGCGGATATGGCGGGCCTGTCGCGTCCGCGGTACCGCGAGATTGAGGCTGGAGCCAGCGCGGCCCGTACGACCACCCTGATCAACATTGGTCGTGCGCTTGGTCTGGAACTGATGCTCATCCCGCAGGCCATGGTCCCGGCGGTTGACGCTTTACTGCAACCAGGTGGCGCCGAAGATGACCTTCCTGCTTTCGTCGCCAGCCCTGATGGTGATGGCAATGTCTGA
- a CDS encoding 2-oxoglutaroyl-CoA hydrolase, with product MPEQATFQDPRLAELDGFTVTIDTAHQRADITLDRPPYNVVSMLARDQLRLVFEALDEDDRVRIIVVTGKGEHFSSGGNIKGFLEASPEHVSHLAWNIAAPARCSKPVIAANRGFCFGVGFELSLACDFRIATETTRYALPEQKLGQIPGSGGSARLQKMVGVTRTKNIVMRSKRVTGQEAYDWGIASEIVADADLEKAVDALVEELIGFSPLAQRTAKKLLNDTDDAPLSTAIELEGHCYSRLRTSEDFREGVLAFHEKRAPAFVGR from the coding sequence ATGCCCGAACAGGCCACATTCCAGGACCCACGCCTCGCCGAACTCGACGGCTTCACCGTCACGATCGACACGGCCCACCAGCGCGCCGACATCACGCTCGACCGTCCGCCTTACAACGTCGTCTCCATGCTGGCGCGCGACCAGTTGCGTCTCGTCTTCGAGGCCCTCGATGAAGATGATCGCGTACGCATCATCGTCGTTACCGGCAAGGGCGAGCACTTCTCGTCGGGCGGCAACATCAAGGGCTTCCTCGAGGCGAGCCCGGAGCATGTCTCGCATCTCGCCTGGAACATCGCGGCACCCGCCCGCTGCTCCAAGCCAGTCATCGCCGCCAATCGCGGCTTTTGCTTCGGCGTCGGCTTCGAACTATCGCTTGCCTGCGACTTCCGCATCGCAACCGAAACCACCCGCTACGCCCTGCCCGAGCAGAAGCTCGGCCAGATCCCGGGCTCCGGTGGCTCGGCACGTCTTCAGAAGATGGTCGGCGTCACCCGTACCAAGAACATCGTGATGCGCTCGAAGCGAGTCACCGGCCAGGAAGCCTATGACTGGGGCATCGCCTCGGAGATCGTCGCGGATGCCGATCTGGAAAAGGCCGTCGATGCGCTGGTCGAGGAACTGATCGGCTTCTCGCCGCTGGCCCAGCGCACGGCGAAGAAGCTTTTGAACGATACCGACGACGCCCCGCTTTCAACGGCCATCGAGCTCGAAGGCCATTGCTACAGCCGGCTTCGCACATCGGAGGATTTCCGCGAAGGTGTACTCGCCTTCCACGAAAAGCGCGCACCGGCCTTCGTCGGACGCTGA
- a CDS encoding Phage integrase family protein has product MFATSLLGLLDPFPKKVGIDPVVQRKPRNRHTRLQARRNKACLRRSVIPPTPVSQNPPDNQLTFVTLNHLVSTSVRWTPHAARRSMTKGARKFALTLERRGGTVDDYAFPSRVDPADHLSTRQYARLVDEWVAAIGLRCEDYGTHSLRRTKAAMIYKATGNLRAIQILLGHTKIENTVRYLGVDIEDALELAEHTEI; this is encoded by the coding sequence ATGTTCGCGACCAGTCTCCTGGGCTTGCTTGATCCATTTCCTAAGAAGGTTGGCATTGATCCCGTTGTCCAGCGCAAGCCGCGAAACCGACACACCCGGCTCCAGGCTCGCCGCAACAAGGCGTGCCTTCGACGCAGCGTCATACCGCCGACGCCCGTTTCGCAAAATCCGCCGGATAACCAGCTTACCTTCGTCACTCTCAATCACTTGGTGTCCACCTCCGTTAGGTGGACACCTCATGCAGCACGGCGCTCAATGACAAAAGGTGCACGGAAATTCGCGCTTACGCTTGAGCGAAGAGGTGGAACGGTTGACGACTACGCCTTTCCCAGCCGGGTCGATCCTGCCGATCACCTGAGCACTCGCCAGTACGCAAGATTGGTCGATGAGTGGGTGGCCGCGATCGGCCTGCGATGCGAGGACTACGGCACACACTCGCTTCGCCGAACCAAGGCGGCGATGATCTACAAGGCGACAGGCAATCTTCGCGCGATCCAAATTCTCTTGGGCCACACCAAGATCGAGAATACCGTCAGGTATCTTGGGGTAGACATCGAGGATGCCCTGGAGCTGGCGGAGCACACGGAGATTTGA
- a CDS encoding serine/threonine-protein kinase HipA, translating into MTFLLSSPALMVMAMSDAPLDPRSITSLDVLLNDLKVGMIVRTPGDFNAFSFDESYRQTGGFPVLSLSFRAAHGGLRKDPKPVARALPPFFANLLPEDKLREAMEKHHSGSVRAGNDFDLLAALGSDLPGAVRIVPSEGTVVRNEGLTTPSPKARFSLAGVQMKLSVIKNTGKGGGLTIPLGDEQGSYIAKFPSTSFPGVSENEFANLALAEAIGMDVPERELVEQSQFEGIPEEFETLSDGKVLLVKRFDRVAGGERVHIEDFAQVFGVYPSRKYEGAAYHDIAAALGVAVSSAAALEFVRRLALAALTGNGDMHLKNWSLIYHGKGDVPALAPVYDVLSTVPYIPSDSMALSLAGERPFKAMNAQRWKVFAHRARMPEAAVLKAVTETVERVNHSWWSLPERAVLPDRVLERVDAHIKLMLPILRTCAD; encoded by the coding sequence ATGACCTTCCTGCTTTCGTCGCCAGCCCTGATGGTGATGGCAATGTCTGATGCGCCACTTGATCCAAGATCTATAACCTCACTGGACGTGCTGCTGAATGACCTGAAGGTCGGCATGATCGTGAGGACGCCGGGAGACTTCAACGCGTTCAGCTTTGATGAGAGCTATCGACAGACCGGTGGTTTCCCAGTGCTCAGTTTGTCATTCCGCGCGGCACATGGGGGTTTGCGGAAGGACCCGAAGCCCGTCGCAAGGGCTTTGCCACCTTTCTTTGCGAATCTTCTTCCAGAGGATAAATTGCGCGAGGCGATGGAGAAGCACCATTCAGGTAGCGTGCGGGCAGGGAATGATTTCGATTTGCTTGCAGCACTCGGATCGGATCTGCCGGGGGCTGTCCGTATCGTGCCAAGCGAAGGAACCGTTGTTCGTAATGAGGGTTTGACAACCCCCAGCCCCAAGGCCCGGTTTTCGCTCGCCGGTGTGCAGATGAAGCTCTCCGTCATCAAAAACACAGGCAAGGGCGGCGGGCTGACGATCCCCTTAGGCGACGAGCAGGGTTCCTATATCGCCAAGTTTCCGTCGACGTCATTTCCCGGGGTTTCGGAAAACGAATTTGCAAATCTCGCATTGGCCGAAGCGATTGGTATGGACGTGCCGGAACGCGAGCTCGTCGAACAATCGCAGTTCGAGGGTATCCCGGAGGAGTTTGAGACATTGTCCGACGGCAAAGTCCTCCTCGTCAAACGTTTCGATCGGGTTGCCGGTGGTGAGCGCGTCCATATCGAAGATTTTGCTCAGGTATTCGGCGTCTATCCGTCTCGAAAATATGAGGGGGCCGCGTATCATGATATCGCTGCGGCTCTTGGGGTCGCCGTTTCTTCAGCGGCAGCCCTCGAGTTCGTCCGACGACTGGCTTTGGCTGCGCTCACAGGCAATGGCGACATGCACCTCAAGAATTGGTCGCTGATTTATCATGGGAAGGGCGACGTGCCTGCACTCGCCCCAGTCTATGATGTGCTATCGACCGTCCCCTACATCCCGTCAGACTCCATGGCACTGTCGCTCGCCGGTGAACGGCCGTTCAAGGCAATGAACGCCCAGCGATGGAAAGTCTTCGCTCATCGTGCGCGAATGCCGGAAGCTGCTGTGCTGAAGGCTGTTACGGAGACGGTTGAGCGCGTCAACCATTCTTGGTGGTCTCTGCCTGAACGAGCCGTTCTACCCGATAGAGTGTTGGAACGAGTTGATGCTCACATTAAGCTGATGTTGCCGATCCTCCGCACATGCGCGGATTAG
- a CDS encoding 2-furoate---CoA ligase → MLDLGTSFLASVERDPDALAIVDGEMRLSYRQWYDKISGLAAALRETGLKRGDHVLTAMQNRWENASLHWACQFLGLVVTPLNWRAKADEIDFGIEDADAKAVFYEASTEEAVRLSRLAQDLPQFSAEALADIMTGKAPDVVPVSDAADWSLMLYTSGTTSKPKGVPRRHRAERAGAVAHVAQNLYRHGERTLGVMPLYHTMGVRSLIASSLIGGTFVCLPRFDVARALDLIEEEKITNLYLVPTLYHDLVHHEAFSPERVASVTKLGYAGASMTDGLLKRLDQTFRPELFVNHYGSSEIYTFTIEQTATAKPGSAGRAGINQTIRVVKLGSRNPDERAEVGEEGEIIALMKSDEAFEGYWKRPDADAKALRDGWYFTGDTGFVDRDGDLFVTGRADDMIITGGENVSPVEVESCLSLHEGVAEVAVVGLPDERWGKIVVAFVKRRGDVTVEDLDRHCRDSGLANFRRPRRFVFVEAIPKSPVGKLLRRLLVAGEYTEERIPEHQ, encoded by the coding sequence ATGCTTGATCTAGGAACGAGCTTCCTCGCGAGCGTGGAGCGCGACCCGGACGCGCTCGCGATCGTCGACGGGGAGATGCGACTGAGCTATCGCCAATGGTACGACAAGATTTCGGGGCTTGCAGCGGCCCTTCGCGAGACCGGCCTGAAGCGCGGAGATCATGTGCTGACTGCCATGCAGAACCGTTGGGAGAACGCGTCGCTGCACTGGGCCTGCCAGTTTCTCGGCCTGGTCGTCACACCGCTCAACTGGCGGGCGAAGGCCGACGAAATCGACTTCGGCATCGAGGATGCCGACGCGAAGGCCGTGTTCTACGAGGCATCGACGGAAGAGGCCGTGCGCCTGTCGCGGCTCGCGCAGGACTTGCCGCAATTTTCGGCCGAGGCGCTGGCCGATATCATGACAGGCAAGGCACCCGATGTGGTGCCTGTGTCTGACGCTGCAGACTGGTCGCTGATGCTCTACACGTCAGGCACGACCTCGAAGCCGAAGGGGGTGCCACGCCGTCACCGCGCCGAACGCGCCGGCGCCGTCGCCCATGTGGCGCAGAACCTCTACCGGCATGGCGAGCGCACGCTCGGTGTCATGCCGCTCTACCACACGATGGGCGTGCGCTCCCTGATCGCATCCTCGCTGATCGGCGGCACCTTCGTCTGCCTGCCGCGCTTCGACGTGGCGAGGGCGCTCGACCTCATCGAAGAGGAGAAGATCACCAATCTGTACCTCGTGCCGACGCTCTACCACGACCTCGTGCATCACGAGGCGTTCTCGCCTGAGCGCGTCGCCTCCGTCACCAAGCTCGGCTATGCCGGCGCCTCGATGACGGACGGATTGCTGAAGCGGCTGGACCAGACCTTCCGGCCGGAGCTCTTCGTCAACCATTATGGCTCGTCGGAAATCTATACCTTCACGATCGAGCAGACGGCAACCGCGAAACCCGGCTCGGCCGGCCGCGCCGGCATCAACCAGACGATCCGCGTCGTCAAGCTCGGCAGCCGCAACCCAGACGAACGGGCGGAAGTCGGCGAGGAAGGCGAGATTATCGCGCTGATGAAGAGCGACGAGGCCTTCGAGGGTTACTGGAAGCGGCCCGACGCGGACGCCAAGGCACTTCGCGACGGCTGGTACTTTACCGGTGACACCGGCTTCGTCGACCGGGACGGTGATCTCTTCGTCACCGGCCGGGCCGACGACATGATCATCACCGGCGGCGAGAACGTGTCACCCGTCGAGGTGGAAAGCTGCCTGTCGCTCCACGAGGGCGTCGCCGAGGTCGCCGTCGTCGGCCTGCCCGACGAACGCTGGGGCAAGATCGTCGTCGCCTTCGTCAAGCGGCGGGGCGATGTCACGGTCGAGGATCTCGACCGCCACTGCCGCGATTCCGGCCTTGCCAATTTCCGCCGCCCGCGCCGCTTCGTCTTCGTCGAGGCGATCCCGAAATCGCCTGTCGGCAAACTGCTGCGCCGCCTTCTGGTAGCCGGCGAATACACCGAAGAACGGATTCCCGAACACCAGTGA
- a CDS encoding IS66 Orf2 like protein: MFRLSADLKVYLHREPIDFRAGINSLAVLVQEEMELDPFAPAVFAFCNRRRDRMKLLFFDRSGFVMVLKRLTEDRFRWPRRETAVVTLTTEQLHWILDGIDIDAMVRHPVRQYQVAG; the protein is encoded by the coding sequence ATGTTCCGCCTCAGCGCTGATCTGAAGGTCTATCTTCATCGCGAACCGATCGACTTTCGGGCCGGGATCAACAGCCTCGCGGTCCTGGTTCAGGAGGAGATGGAGCTGGATCCGTTTGCGCCTGCGGTCTTTGCATTCTGCAATCGCCGCCGCGACCGGATGAAGTTGCTATTCTTCGATCGGTCTGGGTTTGTGATGGTTCTGAAGCGATTAACGGAAGACAGGTTCCGATGGCCTCGTCGGGAGACGGCCGTGGTGACGCTTACGACCGAACAGCTCCATTGGATCCTTGACGGCATCGATATCGACGCGATGGTCCGCCATCCTGTGCGGCAATATCAGGTGGCTGGCTGA
- a CDS encoding 2-furoyl-CoA dehydrogenase 2Fe-2S iron sulfur subunit: MPRMNAAHRHVVEFKLNGQKVRAEAENRMLLSDLLRHEVGLTGTHVGCEHGVCGACTVQIDGKPARACLTLAQQVRGSDVRTVEALAPGPAELSPLQAAFRRHHGLQCGFCTPGILMSLDALLREQPDVGREEIREHLSGHLCRCTGYATIVEAALAAAEEQRKEETPNA; this comes from the coding sequence ATGCCGCGCATGAACGCTGCCCACAGGCATGTGGTCGAATTCAAGCTGAACGGCCAGAAAGTCCGTGCAGAGGCCGAAAACCGCATGCTGCTCTCGGACCTGCTGCGCCACGAAGTCGGGCTGACCGGCACCCATGTCGGCTGCGAGCACGGCGTTTGCGGCGCCTGCACCGTGCAGATCGACGGAAAGCCGGCACGCGCCTGCCTGACGCTTGCCCAGCAGGTGCGCGGCAGCGATGTGCGGACCGTGGAAGCGCTGGCTCCCGGTCCGGCCGAGCTTTCCCCGCTTCAGGCGGCCTTTCGCCGCCATCACGGCCTGCAATGCGGCTTCTGTACACCCGGCATCCTGATGTCACTCGACGCGCTCTTGCGTGAGCAGCCGGACGTCGGCCGGGAAGAGATACGCGAACACCTCTCCGGCCATCTCTGCCGGTGCACGGGCTACGCGACCATCGTCGAGGCGGCGCTCGCCGCCGCGGAGGAACAACGGAAGGAGGAGACACCCAATGCTTGA
- a CDS encoding benzoate membrane transport protein — MDTTQQTTQEKRLVERGPGIVSGLRDLPKHLGIKTMSAGLVAAIFGCSGPALIVIGAAEAGKLTNGQTVAWLFAIYVLGGFISMLLALHYKQPINGAYSIPGAALVAGSLATIPFNEAVGAFILAGLLVLLLGVTGLIGKVMRWLPMPIVMAMIAGALIRFATGTVTALGAAPLIAGAAILAFFVSMRLTKTIPPVLAALVAGLIAAFATGAVGGGAANIAFAAPEFTMPVFSIDAFFAIAIPLALLVIGAENAQATGVLMVEGYKPPVNAMTIISGIGGVAAGFLGGHNANIAGPMTAICSSEQAGENKEGRYAATVVNGVLFAAFGLLAGAAVPIVLSLPSALIGTVAGLAMIGVLLSAFQNAFAKSLGNQTGAFVALAVAMSNVSLLGISAPFWALVAGVIVSALVEAGRIGEKQAA; from the coding sequence ATGGATACCACACAGCAGACGACACAGGAAAAGCGCCTTGTCGAACGGGGACCCGGCATCGTGTCGGGTCTCCGCGACCTGCCGAAACATCTCGGCATCAAGACGATGAGCGCCGGGCTCGTCGCAGCCATCTTCGGCTGCTCCGGCCCGGCTCTCATCGTCATCGGCGCCGCCGAAGCGGGCAAATTGACCAATGGGCAAACGGTCGCCTGGCTGTTTGCGATCTATGTGCTCGGCGGGTTTATCAGCATGCTGCTGGCACTACACTACAAGCAGCCGATCAACGGCGCCTATTCGATCCCGGGTGCTGCCCTCGTCGCCGGCTCGCTTGCGACCATTCCGTTCAACGAAGCCGTCGGCGCATTCATCCTGGCGGGCCTGCTGGTGCTGCTGCTCGGGGTTACCGGGCTGATCGGCAAGGTGATGCGCTGGCTGCCGATGCCGATCGTCATGGCGATGATCGCCGGCGCGCTGATCCGTTTTGCGACTGGCACCGTCACCGCGCTCGGCGCTGCACCGCTGATTGCGGGTGCTGCGATCCTGGCCTTTTTCGTCTCGATGCGGCTAACCAAGACCATCCCGCCAGTGCTGGCCGCTCTCGTCGCCGGCCTGATCGCCGCCTTCGCAACGGGTGCGGTCGGGGGCGGAGCTGCCAACATCGCCTTCGCCGCACCGGAGTTCACGATGCCGGTGTTTTCGATCGATGCCTTCTTCGCAATCGCCATCCCGCTCGCCCTTCTGGTGATCGGCGCCGAGAACGCACAGGCGACCGGGGTGCTGATGGTGGAAGGCTACAAGCCGCCGGTCAACGCGATGACGATCATTTCCGGCATCGGCGGCGTCGCGGCCGGTTTCCTCGGCGGCCACAATGCCAATATCGCCGGCCCGATGACGGCCATATGCTCGTCCGAACAAGCTGGTGAGAACAAGGAAGGGCGCTATGCCGCAACGGTCGTCAACGGCGTGCTCTTCGCCGCCTTCGGGCTTCTTGCGGGTGCAGCCGTTCCTATCGTGCTCAGCCTACCGTCCGCCCTCATCGGCACCGTCGCCGGCCTCGCCATGATCGGCGTGCTGCTCTCCGCCTTCCAGAACGCCTTCGCCAAGTCGCTCGGCAACCAGACCGGCGCCTTCGTGGCACTCGCTGTCGCCATGTCGAACGTCTCGCTCTTGGGCATCAGCGCCCCCTTCTGGGCCCTGGTGGCGGGCGTCATCGTCTCCGCCCTGGTCGAGGCCGGTAGAATCGGGGAGAAACAGGCCGCTTGA
- a CDS encoding 2-furoyl-CoA dehydrogenase FAD binding subunit, producing the protein MKPASFDFLCPDTLEEALSALAEGGGEARVISGGQSLVPMLNMRLARPGLLVDIMRLEALRRIETSGDEITVGAGVRQAELEAWANLSRDLPLLAAAFPWLGHVQTRARGTVCGSVAHADPSAELPLSLVTLGGAVSLRSRKQKRKVKADDFFIGMMATDLAEGEMIEAVHFPKARPASGYAFREIGRRHGDFAIVACAAVADEKGLRLGIAGVDDRPRVFALPALDDDQFDDALNDIAWSLNARDDIHASARYRRELVRNLGRETLKEASRCRA; encoded by the coding sequence ATGAAGCCTGCATCCTTCGATTTCCTCTGCCCGGACACGCTGGAGGAAGCGCTTTCCGCACTCGCCGAGGGCGGCGGTGAGGCTCGCGTCATCTCCGGTGGGCAGTCTCTGGTGCCGATGCTCAACATGCGACTCGCTCGTCCAGGCCTGCTGGTCGACATCATGCGGCTCGAGGCTCTGCGCCGGATCGAAACTTCCGGCGACGAGATCACAGTCGGCGCCGGCGTGCGGCAGGCGGAACTGGAAGCCTGGGCAAATCTTTCGCGCGACCTGCCGCTTCTGGCCGCCGCCTTCCCCTGGCTCGGCCATGTGCAGACCCGGGCGCGCGGCACGGTCTGCGGCTCTGTTGCCCATGCCGACCCGAGCGCAGAGTTGCCGCTTTCCCTGGTGACACTCGGTGGTGCGGTGAGCCTGCGCAGCCGAAAGCAGAAGCGCAAGGTCAAGGCGGATGACTTCTTCATCGGCATGATGGCGACCGATCTCGCCGAGGGCGAGATGATCGAAGCCGTGCATTTCCCCAAAGCCCGGCCCGCCAGCGGTTATGCCTTCCGCGAGATTGGCCGGAGACATGGCGATTTCGCCATCGTCGCCTGCGCGGCCGTCGCCGACGAAAAAGGACTGCGGCTCGGCATTGCAGGGGTCGATGACCGGCCACGCGTCTTCGCGCTGCCTGCGCTCGACGACGACCAGTTCGACGATGCCCTCAACGATATCGCCTGGTCGCTGAACGCCCGCGACGACATTCACGCCAGCGCCCGCTACCGGCGCGAACTGGTCCGCAATCTCGGTCGCGAGACCCTGAAGGAGGCAAGCCGATGCCGCGCATGA
- a CDS encoding Transposase, producing the protein MNRTGEPSVAELMAQLAANAAEIAALKAEKEVLSARVVKLEEELALARSHRFAPRSEKHVDRLFNEAEQIAGEDDGDSEEDEVIDLPDTGLPPAERPEGKKRGRRPLPENLPRERVEYDLPDDQKACPCCHHQMHRMGEAVTEQLHIEVKAKVLQNVRFKYACRNCDRTGINTPVIIAPMPARPLPGSIATASTLAFALVHKYVDGTPLYRLAQAFERAGVPVSRGALGHWVIGSSQMHLSRIYDALKLRLRSQPLIQGDETTVQVLKEKDREAADTSYMWAYRSGIDSDEPIVLFDYQPGRGQIHPQTFLGDYRGIVMSDGYCAWRTLEGATHIGCMAHSRRRFVEALKARKKGGGPPEQALKFFEQLYRIERLAKEEPPNDGETRADCIRRFRQQHSVPILNALKTWLDDIAPKVLPDSKLGDAISYTLNQWDYLTRYAQDGTMPIDNNLLERDIRIFATGRKSWLFSDTVDGAKASAVVYSIMLTCRACGVEPLAYLRYVLTELPQRAKDADITDLLPFNFPKAAAA; encoded by the coding sequence ATGAATCGAACCGGCGAACCGAGTGTTGCAGAGCTGATGGCGCAGTTGGCGGCGAATGCTGCCGAAATCGCCGCACTCAAAGCCGAGAAGGAAGTGCTGAGCGCCCGCGTCGTCAAACTTGAGGAAGAGCTTGCCTTGGCGCGCTCACATCGATTTGCGCCTCGCAGCGAAAAGCACGTCGACCGCCTCTTCAATGAAGCCGAACAGATTGCCGGTGAGGATGATGGCGACAGTGAAGAGGACGAAGTCATCGACCTGCCGGATACTGGCCTGCCGCCGGCGGAAAGGCCGGAAGGCAAGAAGCGCGGCCGCAGACCCTTGCCGGAAAATCTGCCGCGCGAACGTGTCGAATATGATCTTCCCGACGATCAGAAGGCCTGTCCCTGCTGTCATCATCAGATGCATCGCATGGGCGAAGCCGTCACCGAGCAGCTTCATATCGAGGTGAAGGCAAAGGTCCTTCAGAATGTTCGGTTCAAATATGCCTGCCGGAATTGCGACCGCACCGGCATCAACACGCCGGTCATCATTGCGCCAATGCCGGCGCGGCCGTTACCAGGCAGCATTGCCACGGCTTCGACACTGGCCTTCGCGCTGGTGCATAAATATGTCGACGGCACGCCGCTCTATCGCCTGGCCCAAGCCTTCGAGCGCGCCGGCGTTCCCGTCAGCCGGGGCGCATTGGGCCATTGGGTGATCGGCTCGAGCCAGATGCATCTCTCCCGCATCTATGATGCGCTGAAGCTGAGGCTTCGATCGCAGCCTCTCATCCAGGGCGATGAGACGACGGTTCAGGTGCTGAAGGAAAAGGACAGAGAGGCGGCTGACACCTCGTATATGTGGGCCTATCGCAGCGGCATCGACAGTGACGAGCCCATCGTCCTCTTCGATTACCAGCCGGGCCGCGGTCAGATCCATCCGCAGACCTTCCTCGGCGACTACCGCGGCATCGTGATGAGTGACGGTTATTGCGCCTGGCGCACTCTGGAGGGGGCAACCCACATTGGATGCATGGCACATTCACGAAGGCGCTTCGTCGAGGCCCTCAAGGCGAGAAAGAAGGGTGGCGGCCCGCCGGAGCAGGCGCTCAAGTTCTTCGAGCAGCTCTACCGGATAGAAAGGCTGGCGAAGGAAGAACCGCCGAACGACGGCGAAACGCGGGCCGATTGCATTCGCCGCTTTCGGCAGCAGCACAGCGTTCCCATCCTCAATGCCCTCAAGACATGGCTCGATGACATCGCGCCGAAGGTTTTGCCGGACAGCAAGCTCGGCGACGCCATCTCCTATACCCTGAACCAATGGGACTATCTGACCCGCTACGCGCAAGACGGCACAATGCCGATCGACAACAACCTTCTTGAGCGTGACATCAGGATTTTTGCAACGGGCAGAAAATCCTGGCTCTTCAGCGACACCGTTGACGGGGCCAAGGCCAGCGCCGTCGTCTACAGCATCATGCTGACATGCCGGGCTTGCGGCGTCGAACCTTTGGCCTACCTGCGCTATGTCCTCACCGAACTCCCGCAGCGCGCCAAAGACGCCGATATCACCGACCTGCTGCCCTTCAACTTTCCAAAAGCCGCCGCAGCCTGA